The Methanocella sp. genomic interval ATATTCGCGAGAAAATTTGATGAAAATATCGATAGAGAAATAATAGACAAAATATATATGTATATAAAAAAATTAAAGGGCCATTTTTATATGCCAGTTCGCCGATAAATCCTTTAATTTTCATAAACATTATATCCGATGCCTCTAACTTATCTAGGATGATCGAGATCGAGATCAAGGCGAGGGCGGACCACGAAGCCCTGAAGAAGAGGCTTAAGCAGGAGGGTGCGGCCATAGAGCGGATTGTCGATCAGGCCGATATCTACTTTAACGCCCCGGACCGGAATTTTGGAAAGACGGACGAGGCCCTGAGGCTTCGGAATGAAAGTGGCCAGATATATTTAACGTATAAGGGTAAAAAGCTCGACCCGCTTAGCAAGACCCGCAAGGAAGTCGAAGTTGAAGTGGCCGATCATAAGAAGATGGAGGAGCTCATCCTCTGCCTGGGATACCGGGAGACGCTGCGCGTCCATAAAATGAGAGTTATTTACCATCTCGATGGCGCCCTTGTATGCCTGGACAAAGTGGACGGGCTGGGAGAGTTCGTGGAGCTGGAGACGCTCGCCACGGATGAGGGCGATATGCCAAAGAGGCGCGACTTTTTAATCGAAACACTGCGCAGGCTGGGTGTCACCGGCGACCTGATACGCGAGTCATACTTAGAAATGCTCCTGGTTAAAAAATAATTTTTACCATTTACCCCAGTGTTCGGCCGCTTCGCCCATCCTGGGCGGTGCTTCAGGCGACTCGTCAGGATATCCGATCGGCAGGAGAGCTACGGGCCGCACTCCCGATGGCAGCTCTAAAAGATATGTTATTGCCGCCTCGTTAAAAGCCCCGATCCAGCACGTCCCGAGCTCCAGGTTCTGGGCCATGAGCATCATATTCATGATCGCGGCCGAGGCGTCTTGCACTGCATAGAGCTCGCCTCTTTTACCATATCTGGCAGACGAGCGGCTCACGTTCGCGCAGACAACGATGCACACGGGGGCGCTCATGATGAAATACTGGTTATGGGCCGCCATGGCGAGCAATTCCTTGACCGCGTTATCCTGGACGATGATATAGTCCCGGGCCTGCAGGTTCCCGGCGGACGGCGCCATATGGCCGGCCCGCAGGACCTCCTTGAGCATGCCCTCGGGTATTTCCTTATTCTTAAAACGGCGTATGGAACGCCGCCTGTCAATGGCGTCGGTTACTTCCATCGGACCACCAATACATTTATATCAGGACATCATATTAAGCAATATCGAACCGTTGTATAGGCCTGTAAGCCAGTCAAAGGTTTTCATTTTGGTGAATAACTTATGAGAATAACGATGGACCTTGAGCTTAAGGACATTCCCGGCCAGCTTGTGAAGGCGCTCGAGCCCATTTCGGATGCGGGCG includes:
- the cyaB gene encoding class IV adenylate cyclase is translated as MIEIEIKARADHEALKKRLKQEGAAIERIVDQADIYFNAPDRNFGKTDEALRLRNESGQIYLTYKGKKLDPLSKTRKEVEVEVADHKKMEELILCLGYRETLRVHKMRVIYHLDGALVCLDKVDGLGEFVELETLATDEGDMPKRRDFLIETLRRLGVTGDLIRESYLEMLLVKK
- a CDS encoding nitroreductase family protein produces the protein MEVTDAIDRRRSIRRFKNKEIPEGMLKEVLRAGHMAPSAGNLQARDYIIVQDNAVKELLAMAAHNQYFIMSAPVCIVVCANVSRSSARYGKRGELYAVQDASAAIMNMMLMAQNLELGTCWIGAFNEAAITYLLELPSGVRPVALLPIGYPDESPEAPPRMGEAAEHWGKW